A stretch of the Mesorhizobium huakuii genome encodes the following:
- a CDS encoding adenylate/guanylate cyclase domain-containing protein — protein MTAKHGLTANNGTLKRRLTAIVVADVVGYSQQMAEDEEGTFTRVRALMHDEVPSYVHRHDGRVVKNTGDGIVAEFLSAVEAVRCSVAIQAYLASPERSSPGLLLRMGINFGDIIVDGDGDVFGDGVNVAARLEQIAAPGGICLSAKVHEEVRAGLQLPFEYCGEFQLKNIPRPVAVYSLGHRPDGHAPSIGAGTSGSNTPSILVRPFVSTGGVEPYFSEGFTEDVITELTRFTQLSVASYHTSLRLKDVELPKLVSDMGLDFELAGRIRRMGKRIRLSCELVDATSGGDVWAEHYDSDDQDIFDVQDELVRKIVGTVIGRLKAAGAEKARRKPPANLAAYECVLRGNALPLGDLASEAEARQWYQRAIDLDPTYGRAHAKLAHFKQLEWFRDMGSSDALLDEAHKIAKKAVALSPNDPVCLNILGWVLLHLRDFDVAAQLYARALYLNPNDPEQVSYLGTLHTFGGEPDRAMQWFERAQVLDPLYEPSWYWPFRGIVHFIAGRPEPALVALSRSSTMPTWVTAYMAASSSALGRDSDAKLYAARVLAGTPSFSSSRFVAKEPYRLEEDRATLFKGLLAAGLPN, from the coding sequence TTGACCGCAAAGCATGGATTGACCGCAAACAACGGCACCCTGAAGCGGCGCCTGACTGCGATCGTGGTCGCCGACGTGGTCGGCTATTCGCAACAAATGGCGGAAGACGAGGAAGGCACGTTTACCCGCGTCCGAGCGCTGATGCACGACGAGGTCCCAAGCTACGTTCATCGGCATGACGGCCGCGTTGTAAAGAACACCGGCGACGGTATCGTAGCGGAGTTCCTCAGCGCGGTCGAAGCGGTACGGTGTAGCGTGGCTATTCAGGCCTATCTCGCCAGCCCCGAGCGTTCGTCGCCCGGTCTGTTGCTTCGAATGGGCATTAATTTCGGCGATATTATCGTCGACGGCGACGGAGACGTTTTCGGCGACGGTGTAAACGTGGCTGCACGCCTTGAACAGATCGCAGCCCCCGGAGGCATTTGCCTTTCGGCAAAAGTGCATGAGGAGGTCCGCGCAGGGCTGCAATTGCCCTTCGAATATTGCGGCGAGTTTCAGCTCAAGAACATTCCCCGACCCGTAGCAGTCTACTCGCTTGGTCACAGACCCGACGGCCACGCTCCGAGCATCGGCGCCGGGACTTCGGGCTCGAACACGCCATCGATCCTGGTCCGCCCATTTGTCAGCACCGGCGGCGTCGAACCCTATTTCAGCGAAGGGTTCACCGAAGACGTCATCACCGAGCTGACGCGGTTCACGCAGCTCTCCGTCGCGTCATATCATACCTCGTTGCGGCTCAAGGATGTGGAACTGCCGAAGCTGGTCTCGGATATGGGGCTCGATTTCGAGCTTGCGGGGCGGATCCGCAGGATGGGGAAGCGTATCCGCCTGTCGTGCGAACTGGTTGACGCCACGTCCGGCGGTGACGTTTGGGCCGAGCATTATGACAGCGACGATCAGGACATATTCGATGTGCAGGACGAACTGGTCCGCAAGATCGTGGGCACAGTTATCGGGCGCCTCAAGGCAGCGGGTGCGGAGAAGGCGCGGCGCAAGCCGCCGGCCAACCTGGCGGCCTATGAGTGCGTGCTGCGCGGCAATGCCCTGCCGCTCGGCGACCTCGCGTCCGAAGCAGAAGCCAGGCAATGGTATCAGCGCGCCATCGACCTCGATCCGACCTATGGGCGCGCTCACGCCAAGCTGGCTCACTTCAAGCAATTGGAATGGTTTCGCGACATGGGATCTTCCGACGCCCTGCTCGACGAGGCGCATAAAATTGCCAAGAAGGCGGTGGCGCTGTCCCCCAACGATCCGGTTTGCCTCAACATTCTCGGCTGGGTGCTGCTGCACTTGCGAGACTTCGACGTCGCCGCGCAGCTCTATGCACGGGCCCTCTACCTCAATCCTAACGATCCCGAGCAGGTTTCTTATCTCGGAACCCTCCACACATTCGGCGGCGAGCCGGATCGCGCCATGCAATGGTTCGAGCGGGCGCAGGTGCTCGATCCACTCTACGAACCATCCTGGTATTGGCCGTTTCGCGGCATCGTCCATTTCATTGCGGGCCGGCCCGAACCGGCATTGGTCGCTTTGAGCCGTTCGTCGACAATGCCGACATGGGTTACGGCCTACATGGCCGCTTCGAGCTCGGCGCTTGGCCGGGACAGCGACGCAAAGTTGTATGCGGCTCGCGTGTTGGCGGGTACGCCCAGCTTTTCCAGCAGTCGATTCGTGGCCAAAGAGCCCTATCGCCTGGAGGAGGATCGGGCCACGCTATTCAAGGGGCTGCTCGCCGCAGGGCTGCCGAACTGA
- a CDS encoding S8 family serine peptidase, translating to MPDLGFSLVTGSFTDEEADMLLSEGYQEPDSLEVSLFADGGCEARSRLEPVMDDKLVPPSVCRVVGSPSPVTNGATVWIIDSGVDDDVVTKGLLNISERINCMVTPCSTVTSLPDTQGHGTMVAGIIGGMRVPSGTSGNQYLGIVGVSPGVPLKIVKAFEGEKSKIVGPPLAALQYVSDHASAGQILNISWGAQFMETARNGGQLGLLGQMDKLLFEIANKQVRIVIAAGNAREDDEASWVQSFFPANASEYFSSNPTQGFIQSVSASDSAYVATGTGTGACSTVSNGWCDVLWNGGAFGAAMSEPGVGVQVLWRSTNNHKLRQNICSGTSLAAPVLAGLLARTTANLQKAQIKKGVIPNADQLGFSTAGTPDVTVPEYPKCN from the coding sequence ATGCCGGACCTAGGATTTAGCCTGGTCACGGGAAGCTTTACCGACGAGGAAGCGGACATGCTTCTGTCGGAAGGATATCAGGAACCGGACTCGCTCGAAGTAAGCCTGTTCGCGGATGGAGGTTGCGAAGCACGCAGTCGGCTAGAGCCTGTGATGGATGACAAGCTCGTGCCGCCGAGCGTTTGCAGAGTAGTCGGGTCGCCCAGTCCTGTGACCAACGGGGCCACGGTTTGGATCATCGATAGCGGCGTCGACGACGACGTCGTCACAAAAGGGCTTCTTAATATTTCGGAACGGATCAACTGTATGGTCACTCCATGCAGCACGGTCACCAGCCTGCCAGACACTCAAGGTCACGGCACGATGGTTGCAGGCATCATTGGCGGAATGCGTGTGCCAAGTGGAACAAGCGGAAATCAATACCTTGGCATCGTTGGGGTCAGTCCCGGGGTGCCACTCAAGATTGTCAAGGCATTTGAGGGTGAGAAGTCGAAGATCGTCGGACCGCCGCTTGCCGCCCTGCAATATGTCAGTGATCATGCGTCCGCCGGCCAAATCCTGAACATCAGCTGGGGCGCCCAGTTCATGGAGACTGCGAGGAATGGTGGCCAATTGGGCCTGCTTGGTCAGATGGACAAGCTGCTGTTTGAGATCGCAAACAAGCAAGTCCGCATTGTGATTGCGGCGGGCAATGCGCGGGAAGACGACGAGGCGTCGTGGGTACAGTCCTTTTTCCCGGCGAATGCGTCGGAATATTTTTCTTCAAACCCAACGCAAGGCTTCATCCAAAGTGTCTCGGCATCCGACAGCGCTTATGTCGCGACCGGCACCGGCACTGGAGCGTGCAGCACGGTTTCAAACGGGTGGTGTGATGTGCTTTGGAATGGCGGCGCTTTTGGCGCGGCCATGTCCGAGCCCGGCGTTGGCGTCCAGGTGCTTTGGCGGAGCACAAACAATCACAAGCTAAGACAGAATATCTGTTCGGGGACATCCCTTGCCGCTCCAGTCCTGGCGGGACTGCTGGCTCGGACCACTGCGAATTTGCAGAAGGCCCAGATCAAAAAGGGCGTGATCCCAAATGCCGATCAGCTTGGATTTTCGACGGCCGGAACGCCGGACGTCACCGTTCCGGAATATCCGAAATGCAATTGA
- a CDS encoding DUF1501 domain-containing protein, translating into MQLTRRTALQGLGLTSLFATSAGRASAVFAGDCHPRLLVVHLRGGLDALAALPPHGDPDFRRLRGRAREVDASDDAFGVKLDPLFALHPALEPLAPFYSAGELLILPATGIPDIGKSHDAAQRVLFDGHVDGGDFGWPGRAASVLSQGRQTIWRAAPADLSNDVLFDLVLANPGFDIARLCLGEASGSAGDAVQTLLARRHALSAASFAAAATSAAQALSRPDGPRVALLQLDGIDTHVAQGERLSATLGTLARGVVAFSEAAAAIWRQTAVLGITEFGRSIHFNEQGGTDHGSASVAFLMGGAIAGGRIAGRWPGLAAGQLHDGTDLAVTTDVRSIINAVLKDHLGLSSQAMATVAPNASGLQAIKGLFQI; encoded by the coding sequence ATGCAATTGACGCGCCGCACGGCCCTCCAAGGTTTGGGTCTTACCTCGCTGTTTGCGACGAGCGCAGGGCGTGCTTCGGCGGTTTTTGCTGGCGACTGCCACCCGCGGCTGCTGGTCGTTCATCTTCGGGGCGGACTTGATGCGCTGGCCGCGCTGCCGCCCCATGGTGATCCGGATTTCCGGAGGCTGCGAGGCAGGGCGAGAGAAGTTGACGCCTCCGACGACGCGTTCGGTGTGAAGCTTGATCCGCTGTTTGCGCTTCATCCGGCGCTGGAACCTCTTGCTCCGTTCTATTCGGCCGGCGAATTGCTGATCCTGCCCGCGACGGGCATCCCGGATATCGGGAAATCGCATGACGCCGCGCAGAGGGTCTTGTTCGACGGCCATGTCGACGGCGGCGATTTTGGCTGGCCGGGAAGAGCCGCTTCGGTTCTGTCGCAGGGAAGGCAAACAATCTGGCGTGCAGCGCCGGCCGACCTCTCGAATGATGTGCTTTTCGATCTTGTGTTGGCCAATCCGGGATTTGACATCGCCCGCCTTTGCCTCGGTGAGGCGTCCGGTTCAGCCGGAGACGCGGTGCAGACGTTGCTTGCACGGCGACATGCGCTGAGTGCTGCCAGCTTTGCCGCAGCGGCGACCTCGGCGGCGCAGGCGCTGTCCAGGCCGGACGGTCCGCGCGTGGCCCTGCTGCAGTTGGACGGCATCGATACCCACGTTGCTCAGGGAGAGCGTCTTTCGGCGACCCTTGGGACACTGGCGCGTGGTGTCGTCGCATTCTCGGAAGCGGCAGCCGCGATCTGGCGTCAAACCGCTGTGCTCGGCATTACGGAATTCGGGCGCTCCATCCACTTCAACGAACAAGGCGGCACCGACCATGGCAGTGCCAGCGTGGCGTTCTTGATGGGTGGTGCGATAGCCGGGGGGCGGATCGCGGGTCGCTGGCCCGGATTGGCGGCAGGTCAGCTTCACGACGGGACCGACCTGGCGGTCACCACCGATGTCCGCTCGATCATCAACGCGGTGTTGAAAGACCATCTTGGACTCTCAAGCCAGGCAATGGCGACGGTCGCTCCAAATGCATCGGGCCTTCAAGCAATCAAGGGCTTGTTTCAGATTTGA
- a CDS encoding dihydrofolate reductase family protein, translated as MGKIVISTNATLDGVVQDPDGEEGFELGGWFRQSAGGKDLKDWTANETEEALAAEALLLGRRSFEWFASRTPFMEVRVGSKWAARMNSIPKYVVSSTLDRPQWSNTTVLNGDAVKEISELKRKVDGEILVYASYQLVRTLIERNLADELRLIVFPVVLGTGQRLFDETSNKPLHLVNTRKIGDGLVCHAYEFVQG; from the coding sequence ATGGGAAAGATCGTCATCAGCACAAATGCCACACTCGATGGAGTGGTCCAGGACCCGGACGGCGAGGAAGGCTTCGAACTGGGCGGCTGGTTCCGCCAGTCCGCAGGGGGCAAGGACCTCAAAGACTGGACCGCCAACGAGACGGAGGAAGCGCTGGCTGCCGAGGCGCTGCTGCTGGGCAGGCGGAGCTTTGAGTGGTTCGCGTCCCGGACGCCTTTTATGGAGGTCCGCGTGGGCAGCAAATGGGCGGCCAGAATGAACAGCATCCCCAAATACGTCGTGTCCTCGACACTCGACCGTCCTCAGTGGAGCAACACCACGGTCCTCAACGGCGATGCGGTCAAGGAGATTTCGGAGCTGAAGCGGAAAGTGGACGGGGAAATCCTGGTCTACGCCAGCTATCAGCTCGTGCGCACGCTGATAGAACGGAACCTTGCCGATGAACTGCGGCTCATCGTTTTCCCGGTCGTGCTGGGAACCGGCCAGCGTCTGTTCGACGAGACCAGCAACAAGCCGCTGCACCTGGTCAACACACGAAAGATCGGTGACGGCCTGGTGTGCCACGCCTACGAATTCGTGCAGGGCTAA
- a CDS encoding sigma-70 family RNA polymerase sigma factor yields the protein MARTDLMSRAQAGDGEAFRALTEPHRRELQVHCYRMLGSFQDAEDALQDTMLAAWRGLERFDGRASLRTWLYRIATNRCLDALRSARRRPAKQWDIPGIEPPEPTRLGEVPWLEPYPDALLDGAISVPLGPEARYEQTESISLAFVTALQILPPRQLAVLILRDVLGFHANEVADMLDTSVESVKSALKRARAGMQHRLPVTTARDQPLAGNSPAEDAIVAKFVSAYESADIDALVALLTDDVFLSMPPMPLEYQGRAIVGRFFAPIFGSGQRFELVPTRANGQPAFGIYRHTPTGIHGSGLFVLALAGDRIGAMTVFENTVLPTFGLPPSLPGAR from the coding sequence TTGGCGAGAACGGACCTGATGTCGAGGGCGCAGGCCGGCGACGGCGAGGCATTCCGGGCGTTGACCGAACCGCACCGTCGCGAGCTACAGGTGCACTGCTACCGGATGCTCGGATCGTTTCAGGATGCCGAGGACGCTCTCCAGGACACGATGCTCGCCGCATGGCGAGGTCTCGAACGGTTCGACGGGCGCGCCTCGCTTCGCACCTGGCTCTACCGCATCGCCACCAACCGGTGCCTCGACGCGCTGCGCTCCGCGCGCCGCCGCCCGGCAAAGCAGTGGGACATTCCGGGAATCGAACCGCCGGAACCCACTCGCCTCGGCGAAGTCCCCTGGCTCGAGCCCTATCCCGACGCCCTTCTGGACGGCGCGATCAGTGTGCCGCTCGGTCCGGAGGCGCGCTACGAGCAAACCGAATCCATTTCCCTGGCCTTTGTGACCGCCCTGCAGATCCTGCCGCCGCGCCAGCTCGCCGTCCTCATCCTGCGCGACGTGCTGGGATTCCACGCGAACGAAGTCGCCGACATGCTGGACACTTCAGTCGAATCGGTCAAAAGTGCCCTCAAACGCGCGCGTGCAGGGATGCAGCACCGGCTGCCGGTGACCACAGCCCGAGACCAGCCGCTTGCCGGCAACTCACCCGCCGAGGACGCGATCGTGGCGAAGTTCGTCAGCGCCTACGAATCCGCCGACATCGACGCATTGGTGGCTCTGTTGACCGACGACGTCTTCCTGTCGATGCCGCCGATGCCGCTGGAATACCAGGGCCGAGCCATTGTGGGCCGCTTCTTCGCACCCATTTTCGGCTCGGGACAGAGGTTCGAACTGGTGCCGACGCGCGCCAACGGCCAGCCGGCATTCGGCATCTACCGGCACACACCCACCGGCATCCACGGATCCGGCCTCTTCGTCCTCGCTCTCGCCGGCGACCGGATCGGCGCCATGACCGTCTTCGAAAACACGGTCCTCCCCACATTCGGCCTGCCGCCATCCCTCCCGGGTGCACGGTAG
- a CDS encoding DUF3732 domain-containing protein, with translation MKFYIESLHLWLKTEQRRSVTFLPNKVNVITGDSHTGKTAILDIVDYCLFASKHRISESIINENVAWYGLRIHVNDKIYTLARRAPAGTTTSSDYYFSSMGEVPDSAPILNISESVLKKQLSADFGIDQDVKIPFGGRTLQTGSRVSLRYFLLFNTISQDIITHSGQFFDKQNEPRYQEALPRIFDIAVGIDTVENILKREKRAELERSLARLEKLTAKTQEKRDQFNAQLAETVARAKGYGLVADDTDADASVAALKRMVTERESGPDLYVSAQYEEISSQIYRVSRKVRGLRKFASEYGNHKATLKETADSLQPVEYLMRNYEETVRTSVFDDILRNLSEGLQQIKDATARKTPLDSNIAEIIKSLESQRQKLEKDLHALPAEMESFETDRDKYIFIGETKAKLELYGDPESEKAADNSELIANLEAEIEDLAVSPVNDRQELFTRALDEAIQDYISLTKAALGNYGEYRSAFNYSEKKLHLRKPRTASTENVGSSSNHMFLHLFLFLGLHELIMRNDGIHVAPFLIIDQFSRPYWGEDDQEDGEGEKDVDQSDVAKVKLALELLDQFITTANEMGKEFQMIVFEHINPRYWDGLKNVHLVEIFRDGNALIPVSRLD, from the coding sequence ATGAAATTCTACATCGAAAGCCTGCACCTGTGGCTCAAGACCGAACAAAGAAGGTCCGTTACGTTCTTGCCGAACAAGGTGAATGTGATCACCGGAGACAGCCACACTGGTAAAACTGCCATCCTGGACATCGTCGATTATTGCCTGTTTGCGAGCAAGCATCGGATTTCTGAGAGCATTATCAACGAAAATGTCGCCTGGTACGGACTGCGCATTCATGTGAACGATAAAATCTATACGCTGGCAAGACGTGCACCGGCAGGAACGACCACATCGTCTGATTACTACTTCTCCTCAATGGGGGAAGTGCCGGACTCCGCGCCAATCCTGAATATCAGCGAAAGCGTTTTGAAAAAGCAATTGAGCGCCGACTTCGGCATCGACCAAGACGTCAAAATTCCCTTTGGCGGGAGAACGCTGCAAACCGGCTCTAGGGTTTCGCTGCGATACTTCCTGCTCTTCAACACTATCTCTCAAGATATAATCACGCATAGCGGTCAGTTTTTCGACAAGCAGAACGAGCCTCGCTACCAAGAGGCGTTACCACGCATATTCGACATTGCTGTGGGGATCGACACGGTCGAGAACATACTGAAGCGAGAGAAGCGGGCTGAGTTGGAGCGAAGCCTCGCCCGCCTTGAAAAACTGACCGCGAAAACGCAGGAAAAGCGCGATCAGTTTAACGCCCAATTGGCTGAAACCGTCGCGCGGGCAAAGGGGTACGGACTCGTTGCCGACGATACAGACGCAGATGCTTCAGTCGCCGCGTTGAAGCGAATGGTGACAGAGCGGGAGAGTGGCCCCGATTTGTATGTATCCGCGCAGTATGAGGAAATTTCTTCGCAGATATACCGAGTTTCTCGAAAAGTCAGGGGGCTTCGCAAATTCGCCTCGGAATATGGAAATCATAAGGCGACCCTTAAGGAGACAGCGGATAGCCTCCAGCCCGTTGAATATCTGATGAGGAACTACGAGGAGACGGTTCGGACATCCGTATTCGACGACATCCTCAGGAATCTTTCCGAGGGTCTACAGCAGATCAAAGACGCTACTGCTCGAAAGACGCCGTTGGACAGTAACATTGCCGAAATTATCAAGTCATTGGAAAGTCAGCGCCAGAAGCTCGAAAAGGACCTTCATGCCCTTCCCGCCGAGATGGAGAGCTTCGAGACCGATAGAGATAAGTATATCTTCATCGGCGAAACGAAAGCCAAGCTTGAGCTGTACGGCGATCCAGAGTCGGAAAAGGCTGCAGACAACAGTGAGTTGATCGCAAACCTGGAAGCTGAAATCGAAGACCTCGCTGTGTCACCTGTCAACGACCGGCAAGAGCTGTTCACCAGGGCTCTTGATGAGGCAATCCAAGATTATATTTCTCTAACAAAGGCGGCGCTCGGGAACTATGGCGAATATCGTTCCGCCTTCAATTACTCGGAAAAGAAGCTTCATCTGCGCAAGCCCAGAACAGCATCGACCGAGAACGTCGGCAGCAGTTCCAACCACATGTTCCTCCACCTGTTTCTGTTCCTTGGTCTGCATGAACTGATTATGCGGAACGACGGCATTCACGTGGCACCGTTTCTGATTATTGATCAGTTCTCTAGGCCCTACTGGGGCGAGGATGATCAGGAGGACGGGGAGGGCGAGAAGGACGTCGACCAGAGCGATGTCGCAAAGGTCAAGTTGGCACTGGAGCTTTTGGACCAGTTCATCACTACGGCAAATGAAATGGGAAAAGAGTTCCAGATGATCGTCTTCGAGCACATAAATCCGCGATATTGGGACGGGCTCAAGAACGTGCACCTAGTTGAAATTTTTCGCGATGGAAACGCCCTGATCCCGGTTTCCAGGCTGGACTAG
- a CDS encoding three component ABC system middle component: protein MKFSSYYNNLGINAFAISSVLKEARFLTIPQIALILPVVAHRQMVKKLADGRFRFVSFEQYLIDNIEFFYNFNERYFASLVPTVNALQFLNEMGVLQLKGGGAVIASDLPFDASMGKRAERVKRASPNIAALVSGNAEVFYLNARIEL, encoded by the coding sequence GTGAAGTTCAGTTCATATTACAACAATCTCGGGATCAATGCGTTCGCGATCTCCTCTGTGCTGAAAGAGGCGAGATTTCTAACGATTCCCCAAATTGCGTTGATTTTGCCAGTTGTTGCGCATCGTCAGATGGTAAAAAAACTTGCAGACGGCAGATTCCGCTTTGTCAGTTTTGAGCAGTATCTGATCGATAACATCGAATTTTTCTACAATTTCAATGAGCGATATTTTGCGTCGCTTGTTCCGACCGTCAATGCCCTCCAATTTTTGAATGAGATGGGCGTGCTTCAATTGAAGGGCGGCGGCGCGGTGATTGCGTCTGACTTACCCTTCGATGCATCGATGGGCAAACGCGCCGAGCGCGTTAAGCGCGCGTCACCAAACATAGCCGCCCTGGTTTCCGGCAATGCTGAAGTTTTCTACCTCAATGCGAGGATCGAGCTATGA
- a CDS encoding aminopeptidase — translation MASGVAGCTSVSYYAQSLEGHVQIMAARKNVGRLIHDPATPVALRTKLTSASAIRRFATDELALPDNSSYRSYVDIGRDNVTFAVFAAPQFSLTPITWCFPVFGCVPYRGYFSQKSAVESAAELRQQGLDVYVSGVTAYSTLGWFSDPLLSTMLRQDAIYLAGLIFHELAHQEIYVNGDSAFNEAFAVAVETTGVRKWLRATGNRAGLRSYEIDRQRRADFLGLIAKTRDELRQVYASPRTSQQMAAAKTAAIDRLRVRYRQMRDRRWAGYRGYDAWFNNPINNAKLAATSVYGEQVPAFLRLYDLCSGDYPRFYASVRRIAALPKPSRAEALRNATTCN, via the coding sequence ATGGCGTCCGGCGTGGCCGGGTGCACCAGCGTCTCCTACTACGCGCAGTCGCTGGAGGGCCATGTGCAGATCATGGCCGCGCGGAAAAATGTCGGAAGGCTCATCCACGATCCCGCGACGCCCGTGGCATTGCGCACGAAGTTGACGTCGGCGAGCGCCATACGTCGCTTTGCCACGGATGAACTGGCGCTCCCCGATAACAGCAGCTACCGCAGCTATGTCGACATCGGTCGGGACAATGTGACCTTTGCCGTTTTTGCCGCGCCGCAATTCTCGCTCACGCCGATAACATGGTGCTTTCCGGTCTTCGGATGCGTTCCGTACCGGGGCTACTTTTCCCAGAAATCCGCGGTTGAAAGTGCTGCCGAACTGCGGCAACAAGGCTTGGACGTCTACGTCTCGGGCGTCACCGCCTATTCCACGCTGGGCTGGTTCAGCGACCCGCTGCTCAGCACCATGCTGCGTCAGGACGCCATATATCTCGCAGGCCTCATCTTCCATGAACTGGCGCATCAGGAAATCTATGTGAACGGCGACTCCGCGTTCAACGAGGCTTTCGCGGTCGCCGTCGAAACCACCGGGGTGAGGAAATGGCTGCGCGCCACCGGCAATCGCGCCGGATTGCGCAGTTACGAAATCGATCGCCAGCGCAGAGCGGATTTTCTCGGACTGATAGCGAAAACGCGGGACGAGTTGAGGCAGGTCTATGCCAGCCCCCGCACCTCGCAGCAGATGGCTGCCGCCAAAACAGCCGCGATCGACAGGCTGCGGGTGCGCTACCGGCAAATGCGCGACAGGCGCTGGGCCGGATATCGCGGATACGATGCCTGGTTCAATAACCCCATCAACAACGCAAAGCTCGCCGCGACTTCCGTCTACGGCGAACAGGTTCCGGCGTTCCTTCGCCTGTATGATTTGTGCTCAGGCGATTATCCAAGGTTCTACGCTTCCGTACGGCGGATTGCGGCATTACCCAAACCTTCCCGTGCGGAGGCACTGAGGAACGCAACGACGTGTAATTGA
- a CDS encoding alpha/beta hydrolase, producing the protein MELIQLRLLGFPEFRLDGRRIELALRKAAALVIYLAEAGGPVARDVAATLLWPEADAEAARARLRRTLYKIRVAFGEEVISASATSLIVRPPLFVAADSQAFDYACDAGLLDDAAGLYTGDYLAGFSLPDCPEFEEWVFFRREALRSRLVQALERLVEARIAGGDARGAVMHATRLAALDPLSESAHRHLIRAHLAAGDRAAAERQGEACARLLRDELGVAPDPATLALLRASDAEPEMPRTRYVAVDGIHIAYQTIGSGPADIVLVPGFISHVERIWEDRSCRAWLSAVSRLGRLILFDRRGMGLSDRVGARPTVEATARDILAVMDAAGSRKALLVGASEGGPGCICFAVDHPDRLSGLVLWGSLAKGSRAPDYPFALTSAQYDLWQQRLLAGWGGPAEIETFAPSVAEDRQARAWWAGLLRAASSPGAVAGLLQALRDADVRPLLSKVSAKTLVLHRRGDRAVRVEAGRYLAGRIAGARFVELEGEDHWFWVGEQRVLLEGIEGMTSGR; encoded by the coding sequence ATGGAGCTGATACAACTCAGGCTTCTGGGTTTTCCGGAGTTCCGGCTGGACGGGCGCCGGATAGAGCTCGCCTTGCGCAAGGCGGCGGCGCTCGTCATCTACCTTGCCGAGGCCGGCGGACCGGTGGCGCGCGACGTCGCCGCCACGCTGCTCTGGCCCGAAGCCGACGCGGAAGCCGCCCGCGCCCGACTGCGGCGCACGCTCTACAAGATCCGCGTCGCGTTCGGCGAGGAGGTCATATCCGCCAGCGCGACATCCCTCATTGTGCGCCCGCCACTGTTCGTCGCGGCTGACTCACAGGCCTTCGATTACGCCTGCGATGCCGGGCTGCTCGACGATGCCGCCGGCCTCTACACCGGCGACTACCTCGCCGGCTTCTCTCTGCCGGATTGCCCCGAATTCGAGGAATGGGTGTTCTTCCGTCGCGAGGCCTTGCGCAGCCGGCTGGTGCAGGCGCTGGAGCGGCTGGTCGAAGCCAGGATCGCCGGCGGCGATGCGCGTGGCGCTGTCATGCACGCCACTCGCCTTGCCGCCCTCGACCCCTTGAGCGAAAGCGCCCACCGCCACCTGATCCGTGCCCATCTGGCGGCCGGCGACCGGGCGGCGGCCGAGCGCCAGGGCGAGGCCTGCGCGCGGCTGCTGCGCGACGAACTCGGCGTGGCGCCGGATCCCGCCACGCTCGCTTTGTTGCGCGCCAGCGATGCCGAACCGGAGATGCCGAGAACCCGCTATGTCGCCGTGGACGGCATCCATATCGCCTACCAGACCATAGGCAGCGGCCCGGCCGATATCGTGCTTGTTCCCGGCTTCATCTCGCATGTCGAGCGCATCTGGGAAGACCGGAGCTGCCGCGCCTGGCTCAGTGCCGTGTCGCGGCTCGGCCGGCTGATCCTGTTCGACCGGCGCGGCATGGGCCTGTCCGACCGCGTCGGCGCACGCCCGACCGTCGAAGCCACCGCGCGCGACATATTGGCGGTGATGGATGCCGCCGGCAGCCGCAAAGCCTTGCTGGTCGGCGCTTCGGAGGGCGGGCCGGGCTGCATCTGCTTTGCCGTCGACCACCCCGACCGGCTGAGCGGCCTGGTTCTCTGGGGCTCGCTCGCCAAGGGCAGCCGCGCGCCCGACTATCCCTTCGCGCTGACCTCGGCGCAATACGATCTCTGGCAACAGCGCCTGCTCGCCGGTTGGGGCGGCCCGGCGGAAATCGAAACCTTCGCGCCAAGTGTCGCCGAAGACCGCCAGGCGCGCGCCTGGTGGGCCGGCCTGCTCAGGGCCGCCTCCAGCCCCGGTGCGGTCGCCGGCCTGCTGCAGGCGCTGCGCGACGCCGACGTGCGGCCGCTGCTGTCAAAAGTCTCGGCCAAGACGCTGGTGCTGCACCGCAGGGGTGACCGGGCCGTGCGGGTCGAGGCCGGGCGATACCTGGCGGGAAGGATAGCGGGGGCGCGGTTTGTCGAGCTCGAGGGGGAGGATCACTGGTTTTGGGTGGGGGAGCAGAGGGTGTTGCTGGAGGGGATTGAGGGGATGACGAGCGGACGGTGA